A stretch of Vibrio maritimus DNA encodes these proteins:
- a CDS encoding glycine zipper family protein, translating to MALFATGCASNKATDDETANRNEARNRGAIGGALIGVTAGVLTGSPEVAVKAGTAGAVAGGVSGSMKDTAEARETERTEILAESLQKDTRSDSEKRVAELEAEIRVKELEKQIAEMEKQEADLEKQEANSTTTSTSTTQSEEDNKS from the coding sequence ATGGCACTGTTCGCAACAGGATGTGCATCGAATAAAGCCACGGATGATGAAACAGCAAACCGTAACGAAGCTCGTAACCGTGGTGCCATTGGTGGCGCTCTCATTGGTGTGACCGCAGGTGTCCTAACCGGCAGCCCAGAGGTTGCGGTTAAAGCGGGTACCGCAGGTGCCGTTGCGGGTGGTGTATCAGGCTCAATGAAAGACACGGCCGAGGCACGTGAAACAGAACGAACCGAGATCTTAGCCGAGAGCCTACAAAAAGACACTCGTTCAGATTCAGAAAAACGTGTCGCTGAGCTAGAAGCAGAGATTCGAGTTAAAGAGCTAGAGAAACAGATCGCTGAGATGGAAAAACAAGAAGCGGATTTGGAAAAGCAAGAGGCGAACTCAACGACGACATCGACCTCAACAACTCAGTCTGAAGAAGATAACAAGTCCTAA
- a CDS encoding trimeric intracellular cation channel family protein: protein MLLTVLYIIGITAEAMTGALSAGRRNMDWFGVMLVASATAIGGGTVRDILLGHYPLGWVKHPEFLAITCLAGVLTTGLAKWIIKFKGVFVRLDALGLIVFTIIGTNVGLSMGLHPFICVVSGLVTGVFGGLLRDLICRQTPLVLHQELYASISVVAACLYLGLLEYGLSTLSTTIITLVVGYSLRMAAVRFKWRLPSFQLDSEEALH from the coding sequence ATGTTGCTTACCGTCTTATATATCATTGGCATCACAGCAGAAGCGATGACAGGTGCCCTAAGTGCTGGTCGCCGCAATATGGATTGGTTTGGGGTTATGCTTGTTGCAAGTGCAACGGCGATTGGTGGCGGTACCGTTCGTGATATTTTGTTGGGTCACTATCCCCTTGGTTGGGTAAAGCACCCCGAGTTTCTCGCCATCACTTGTCTTGCAGGTGTACTCACCACTGGACTTGCCAAATGGATTATAAAATTTAAAGGTGTGTTCGTAAGACTGGATGCCTTGGGTTTGATTGTGTTCACCATTATCGGTACCAATGTTGGTCTGAGCATGGGGCTACACCCTTTTATTTGTGTCGTTTCAGGCCTAGTCACGGGCGTGTTTGGTGGCTTGCTGCGTGATTTGATTTGTCGTCAAACACCTTTAGTTCTGCATCAAGAGCTATACGCTTCGATCTCCGTTGTCGCTGCCTGCTTGTATTTAGGGCTTCTGGAATACGGCTTGTCAACGTTGTCCACGACCATCATCACCCTGGTTGTCGGATACAGTTTACGTATGGCTGCCGTGCGCTTTAAGTGGCGTTTGCCTTCTTTCCAGCTGGACAGTGAAGAAGCGTTACACTAA
- a CDS encoding elongation factor P hydroxylase — translation MHHQYQDLISIFNHTFFDDYRTKLELGGDEPIYLPADDKVDFHRIIFARGFYASALHEIAHWCVAGPERRLLEDFGYWYHPDGRTQEVQSEFEKVEIRPQAYEWILSASAGFPFTVSCDNLSGDFEPDRVGFMQKVHAEVLSILEAGIPLRVKMLSEALRAFYKTPELSHNTFVVR, via the coding sequence ATGCACCACCAGTACCAAGACCTGATTTCCATTTTTAATCACACCTTTTTTGATGACTACCGAACCAAGTTAGAGCTCGGTGGTGATGAGCCTATTTACCTGCCAGCTGATGATAAAGTGGACTTTCATCGCATTATTTTTGCTAGAGGCTTCTATGCGTCGGCGCTGCATGAAATAGCTCATTGGTGTGTCGCGGGACCGGAGAGAAGACTTCTAGAAGACTTTGGCTATTGGTATCATCCTGATGGTCGTACCCAAGAGGTCCAAAGCGAGTTTGAGAAGGTTGAAATTCGTCCTCAAGCTTATGAGTGGATACTCTCAGCGAGTGCTGGCTTTCCGTTTACGGTGAGCTGCGATAACTTAAGTGGTGATTTTGAACCCGACCGCGTTGGCTTCATGCAAAAAGTGCACGCTGAAGTACTGAGCATTTTAGAAGCAGGTATTCCGCTTCGCGTGAAAATGCTATCTGAGGCGTTACGAGCCTTTTACAAGACACCAGAGCTTTCTCACAATACATTCGTGGTTCGCTAA
- a CDS encoding YfcL family protein → MIIEYEEKLLETIDSRIQDASDDELFAGGYLRGHISLSAASCEEEGVSDLGEFKTRIQASLDDAKSELTPADRIIVNDLWTELQSAI, encoded by the coding sequence ATGATTATTGAATACGAAGAAAAACTACTTGAAACCATCGATTCTCGCATCCAAGACGCATCCGATGATGAACTGTTTGCTGGTGGCTATTTACGCGGGCACATTTCACTGTCAGCCGCGTCTTGTGAAGAAGAAGGTGTATCAGATCTCGGTGAATTTAAAACACGTATCCAAGCAAGTCTTGATGACGCTAAATCTGAACTGACACCAGCTGACCGAATCATTGTTAATGATCTTTGGACAGAATTGCAGTCAGCTATCTAG